The DNA region TCCGTAGCGGGTAGACCGAGGCTGTCGAGAGGCCGACCTTGATCGCGGGGCGCACGAATCGCGAGTGCTAGCTGGCCTGGAGCAGGGCCAGCGGACCGAAGGTGACCAGCGCCCCCACCGCGACGGCGGTCAGCGTGCTGCCGATGTCCTCGGTCTTACGCACGATCCGCACCCCGACCACCAGGCCCAGGATGACCAGCACACCGAGCACCAGCGCCACCAGGCTGTTCCATCGCCACAGCTGATTGAAGGCGATGAACAGGCCGCCGCCGAAGGCCACCGCCAGGATCGACTGCAGGGCGATCCAGCCGCCCCGCACCACCTGCTGCATGCGGGTCAGCGGTTCCTCGTCGGCCAGTTCGATCGCGGCTTCGGATTCCTCCGACGCCTCGAGTTCGTCCACCAGGTCGTCGGTCTTGCGGCTGCCCCGGCGGGCGGCGTCGTCGGCCACCGAGTCGCCACCGAACAGCGCACCGGCGTTCGAATGCAGATAGGACGCATCGCCGATGCCGAGTTCGTCGGGGCCGGCCTCGGTCAGGGTGTCGTCGGTGAGCGCGAGTTCGACCTCGGCGTCTTCGAGGTCGACGGGATCCGGGCTCATCAACTCGGCGCCGGCGCCGCGGTTGCGGGGGCCGCGCTCCGGTCCGGGCCGGTCCCGCTTACGGGTCGGGCGCGGATAGTGGCTGCGTTCCGGCGCGGTGACCGGACCCCGCCGCGGCAGCGGCTCCGACGTGCGCTGCAGGGGTTCGGGGACCGCGACGTCCTCGTCGGCCTCGGTGCGCACCGCCTCGGTGACGGGTTCCTCGACCGGCACCGCCGGGGCGGATTCGGTCTCGGCGGCCGTGTCGGTCTCGGCGACCACCGGCATTTCACCGGTGCGAATGACGGGGATCTCGCCGGTGAGTTCGGCGACGGTGACCGCGTCGCTGTTGCCGCGCCGACGACGCCGGCGGCCCCCTACCGGTGGTGCGCCGATGGTGCCGTTCTTGGCAAGCAACTCGGCGACCGATATCGAGCGGGCGCCGGGCTGTCCGTCGTCTGGTCCAGTCATCGTCTATCGCCTCGCCTGTCGACCGGGGTTTGCACCGCTGCGGTGCCGTCGGCTGCGCTGTCGAGTGAGCGCAGGATCAAGCCGCCCCGCAGCGCCCTCGGGCGACTACTTACCGCTTCCATTGATAGCGCTCGCATGCTTGCCTCCGCCACCAGTGCGTCCGCCGCAATCCTGCGGTGCACGCAAGGCGCCGACTCCTTCCAGTTTCTGCACAATCCGCCGCGGTCATCCTAGAGATCAACGCTATGAGTTTTCTGAGACCGCCGGCTGTCAGTCTCCTCTTTACCCGCAGCTCGCCGCCAGCAGGTGCAGCTGAGGCGCGACGCGCCGCCGAACACGCAGCATAGCCAGCCGCGCTGTTGGGCCGAAGGGCGCAACGTCGTCTACCGTTGGTGGGTGTGGCAGATAGCGCTTCTCCCGGTGAGGTCGAGCTGGACTTCCCGCGCGAGTGGGTGGAGTTCTACGACCCCGACAACGACGAACATCTGATCGCCGCCGACCTGACCTGGCTGCTGTCGCGCTGGACCTGTGTCTTCGGCACGCCGGCCTGTCAGGGCACCGTGGTGGGGCGACCCGACGACGGTTGCTGCTCGCACGGCGCCTTCCTTACCGACGACGACGACCGCGCCCGCCTCGACGACGCCGTGCAGCAACTGAGCGCCGAGGACTGGCAGTACCGGGACAAGGGTCTGGGCCGCAAGGGCTACCTCGAGATGGACAGCTATGAGGACGAGCCGACGCTGCGGACCCGCAAGTACAAGGGTGCCTGCATTTTTCTGAACCGTCCCGGGTTCGAGGGCGGTATCGGCTGCGCCCTGCACAGCAAGGCGCTGAAGATCGGCGTCGAGCCGCTGACCATGAAGCCCGAGGTGTGCTGGCAGCTGCCGATCCGGCGGACCCAGGAGTGGATCACCCGGCCCGACGACACCGAGATCCTCAAGACCACCATCACCGAATACGATCGCCGCGGCTGGGGGTCCGGCGGCGCGGACCTGCATTGGTACTGCACCGGAGACCCGGCGGCGCACGTCGGCAGCAAACCGGTCTTCGAATCCTACGCCCCCGAGCTGACCGAACTCCTGGGCGATAAGGCCTATGCCGAGCTGGCGGCAATGTGCAGGCGGCGTGCGGGTTTGGGGCTGATCGCCATCCACCCGGCGACCCGCGCCGCGCAGTAGTCGGCCGGTTACCGCTCGGCCGCCCGCAGCAAATCTCGCACCCCCGCGGGGCTGGCGATCTTGAGTTGATGTTCGTCGGCGAGCTTGCGTTTGACCTCGGCGGTGGCGGGCCAGCCGCGCGCGTGTACGGCCGCCACCATCGTGGTCCCACCGTGCACCTCGAGCGGGTAGGCCGCCACCACCGACATCTGCACCGCCGCCAGCATGGCGCTCAGCGCCGTCAGCGTGTAGTACGCGAAGTGATTGTGCGACAGCAGCTCCCAGTGGGCTTTCCGAACCATGTCGGCCACCGATTCGAACTGCATCAACAGCACGCCCTCGGGTGCGGTGGCCGCGGCCAACTGCGCAATCGCCGCACGCTGGTCTCGGTCGTGCATGGCGCCGAAGCAATCCACCACCACGTCGGCGGTCCCGGCGTAGACGGGTGTGAAGCCCAACTGCATCAGCAACGGCAGCCAGCTGCCGCCGTGCGTGCCACCGAACTGCCGCACCGCGTCCCCGCGCAGCAGGTCGGCGGCGTCGGCGGTGCGCACCGCCTGGGTGACGTGTTCGGACCGGGCCCGGATGCCCGGGTGACACGCGGGGGTGCCGATGACCGTCCCCTCCCCCGGGTGCACGGGCAGTTGCACCAGACCGCAGTCCTCGCACAGCACCACGGTCAACTCGCCGCGCACCAGCACCTGATGCAAACCCCCCGCCCCACAAGCGCGGCACGGCACGGCATCGATCCCCATGTCCGGCTCCCCCCCGAACGTAACCCCCGTCGGGCGTGACGCCCGATGGGCGAACACTAGCAAAAGTGCCGAGCCGGCCGTCAGCCTTCCAGCTTGTATCCCAGGCCGCGCACGGTGACCAAAAGCACCGGATTCGCCGGATCCGGCTCGATCTTGGAACGCAGTCGTTTGACATGGACGTCCAGCGTCTTGGTGTCCCCGACGTAGTCGGCACCCCAGACCCGGTCGATGAGCTGCCCGCGGGTCAGTACCCGGCCACTGTTGCGCAGCAGATACTCCAGCAGGTCGAACTCCTTGAGCGGCAACGTAATCGGCTCGCCGCCCACGCTGACCACATGACGTTCGACGTCCATCCGCACCGGGCCGGCCGCCAACACCCCGACGTCGGAGCCCACGTCGTCGACCTCCCCGCCGCGGCGCAGCACGGCGCGGATCCGGGCGATCAGTTCGCGCGCCGAATACGGTTTGGTCACATAGTCATCGGCGCCCAACTCCAGGCCGACGACCTTGTCGATCTCGCTGTCCCGTGCGGTCACCATGATCACGGGCACGCTGGACCGGGCCCGCAGTTGTTTGCACACGTCGGTGCCGCTCATCCCGGGCAGCATGAGGTCCAGCAGCACGATGTCGGCCCCGGACCGTTCGAACTCGGCCAGTGCGCTCGGTCCGTCGGTCACCACGGTGGCTTCGAAACCCTCCTTGCGCAACAGGAACGCCAAGGGATCGGCCAGCGACTCCTCGTCCTCAACGATCAGCACACTGGTCATCGCAGCAACGGTCCTCTCGTCAAACGTGCCTTACTCATCAACTAACCCTTCATCGCGGTAGGCCGGTACCGACAGCGTGAACGTCGATCCGGTGCCCGCTTTGCTCCACAACCTGATCGAACCGTTGTGATTGACCGCAACGTGTTTGACGATCGCCAACCCCAGCCCGGTGCCCCCGGTCGCGCGCGACCGCGCCTTGTCCACCCGGAAGAACCGCTCGAAGACCCGCTCCTGATCCGGCGGCGCGATGCCGATCCCGCGGTCGGTCACGGCGATCTCCACATTGCCGCCCCGACGGGATCGGGTGATCGAAACCGTGGACCCCCGTGGCGAATACGCGATGGCGTTGGAGATCAGGTTGGCCACGGCGGTGACCAAAAGCGGTTGGTTGCCCACCGCGTGAAGACCGGTGGGCGCATCGGTGGCGATCGTGATATCGGCATTCTCGGCCGCCAATCTGTAGCGCGAGATCGCCTCGGACACAACCAGATCGATGTCGACGGAATCGAAGCTGGGCAGCTTCTCGGCGCCCTGCAGCCGGGAGAGTTCGATCAGCTCGCCGACCATGTCCGCCAGCCGCTTGGACTCGCCGAGCACCTGTGCACCGAACCGGCGCACCGTCTCGGGATCGTCGGCGGACTCCAGGATCGCCTCGGCCAGCACCCCCATGGCGCCGACCGGCGTCTTGAGTTCGTGGCTGACGTTGGCGACGAAGTCGCGACGGGTGGCCTCCATGCGCGCCTGCTCGGACTGGTCGTAGACGAAGATCACCGCGAAGGTGCTGTCGTCGGCCAGTCGGCGGACGTGGCCGCGGATCGACATGCCCGGCCGGCTGATCGCGCTGCGGCGCCGCGGCGACAAATCCACCTCGTTGTCGGCCCCGGTGGCCAGTGTGCGCTGCACCGCCGCCCAGGCGCGGTCGTCGAGCAGTCCGTCGTGCACCGGACCCAACTCGCCGTGCCGGGCCCGTTCGTTGGTGAACACCACGTTGCGATACCGGTCGACGACGACGACGCCCTGGGGGGCAAGTTCGACGATGTGCCGGAGCATCTGCGCGATGGCGAATCCGGCTAGTTCGGCGGAACGCCGCTGCCGGCGCCCGACGACGCGGGGCCACAGCCAGGCGCCGATCGCGACTCCCATCGCCAGCGCCAACACGGCGACGACCCCGGCCAGGGTCAGTGCCGACACCACACTCACGCGATGATCGTACGCAGATGAGTGAACGTCATCCCAGCAGCAAGCGGCCAAAACGCGACAACTCACAGTCCCCAGACCAGGAGTTTGGGCGCCGTTCACCCGCGTTCATGTGAAGTTTGCCAACCGCTTGCCCAACGCGGGCCGCGGTGCCCCAGGACGCTACTTGCTGCCCTGGCTCGCCACCGCCGCGGCGCCGGCCGCGGCGGCCTCCGGGTCCAGGTAGGTGCCGCCGGGCAACTTGGGCTTGAGATTCTCGTCGAGGTCGTAGCGCAGCGGGATGCCGGTCGGGATGTTCAGACCCACCACGTCCTCGTCGCTCATCCCGTCGAGGTATTTCACCAGCGCGCGCAGCGAGTTGCCGTGCGCGGCGATCAGCACGGTCTTGCCGGCCTTGAGGTCCGGCTCGATGGCCCCGGTGTAATACGGCACGAACCGCGCCACCACGTCGGCCAGGCATTCGGTCAGCGGGCCGCCGCCGATGTCGGCGTAGCGCGGGTCGGCGTCCTGGCTGAACTCGCTGCCCTTCTCGATGGGCGGCGGCGGCGTGTCGTAACTGCGCCGCCAGGCCATGAATTGTTCCTCGCCGTACTTCTCTTTGGTCGCGGCCTTGTCCAATCCCTGCAACGCCCCGTAGTGCCGCTCGTTGAGCCGCCAGTCGCGGCGCACCGGGATCCACAGCCGGTCGGCGGCCTCGAGCGCCAGATGCGCGGTGGTGATGGCGCGTCGCAGCAGCGAGGTGTAGAGCACATCGGGCAGGACGCCCTGTTCGGCCATCAATTCGCCGCCGCGGACCGCTTCGGCCCGGCCCTGGTCGGTGAGGTCGACATCGACCCATCCGGTGAACAGGTTCGACGCATTCCATTCGCTCTGGCCGTGCCGGAGCAGCACCAACGTGGAGTCAGACATGCCCCGAATCCTCTCATGACCGCCGCGGCGCGGCGTGCGACCGGACCGCTATTCGTCGATCAGGTGCTCGAATGCCTCGAGGTTCTTCAACGACTCGCCGCGGGCCACCCGCCACGCCCATTCCTTCTGGATGGAGGACCGGAATCCCAGCTCCAACAAGGTGTTGAAGTCCGAATCGACGGCCTCGAGCACCTGTCCCAGCACCCGGTCGATCTCGTCGGCGGTGACCAGCTCCAGCGCCATCCGGCCCACCAGATAGATGTCGCCGACGTTGTCCAGGGTGTAGGCCACGCCGTACAGCCGGCCGTTGCGCTTGAGCAGGAACTTGTAGACCGCTTCGAAGTCCTCGTCGGGCCGGCGGCACACGAACGCCTCCACCCGCACCGAATGCTTGCCGATGCTCAGGATGGTGTTGGTGGTGAGCTTGCGCTCGCCGGGCAGCTGCACCACCAGGCCCGGCAGCCCGCCGTGGGCGCCCTCGTGGCGGGTGTAGCTCAGCTCCCGCTCGTCGAGTGCCTGCTCGATGAGCTTCTGCACGTCCTCGGATTGCGCGCTCATGCGCGCACTCCCCGCCGCCGGGTCCAACGCCGCCCGCGGCGCACCGACGACACCGAGAGCGTGTCGCGGGCCACCCGTTGGTGGGCCAGGTCGTAATCGGTGATGGCGCGGCGGTAGGCGCTCAGCAGCGCGTCGACGGTGTGGTCCCAGGAGAACGTCGACGCGTGCGCCACCGCGGCCTGGCTCATCGCGGCCAGATCGCCGTGCTGCAACAGCTCGCCCAGGGCGGCAGCCCACCGGTCCGGATCGTGGCCGTCCACCAGCGCACCGGTGTGCCCGTCGCGCACCGCCACCGGCAGACCGCCCACCGCGGCGGCCACCACCGGGGTGCCGCAGGCTTGGGCCTCCACTGCCACCAGGCCGAAGGATTCCGAATAGCTCGGCACGGCCACCAGGTCGGCCGCGCGGTACACGTTGACCAGGTTGTCGCGGGTCTGCGGCGGTAGGAACGTCACGCGGTCGCCGATACCCAGGTCGTCGGCGAGCCGCATCAGCCCGTCGGGGGCGGCCAGACCGCTGCCGGACGGCCCGCCGGCCACCAGTACCCGAACCCCGGGCAGCTTGGCCGCCGCGCGCAGCAACACATCGGGGGCCTTGAGCGGCTGGATCCGCCCGACAAACGCCACGGTGGGCCCGTCGGGCAGTCCCAGCGCGGCTCGCGCGGCGTCCTTGTCACCGGGGGTGAAGACCTGTAGGTCCACTCCGGGGTGGACGATGTCGATCCGCGACGGGTCGGCGTTGTGCAACGAAACCAGTTGGTTCGCTTCATCTTCGGTGTTCACAATGAGTCGGTCCGCCTCGTCGACCACCTGCTGCTCGCCCACCGCACGCAACGCGGGTTCGGGGGCGTCGCCCTCGGCCAGCGCGGCGTTCTTCACCGCGGCCAGCGTGTGGGCGGTGTGGACCTGCGGCACCGCCCAGCGGTCCCGGGCCAACCAACCGACCTGGCCGGAAAGCCAATAGTGCGAATGCACGATGTCGTAGTAGCCCGGCTCGTGGGTGGCCTCGGCGCGCAGCACACCCGCGGTGAACGCGCACAGTTGAGTGGGCAGGTCGTATTTGTCGAGGCCCTCGAACGGCCCGGCGACCACGTTGCGCACCACCACGCCCGGGGCGACCCGCACCAGGGGCGCATCGGTCGACGAGGTCGCGCGGGTGAAGATCTCCACCTCGACGCCGCGCTGCGCCAGGTGCAGCGCGGTCTGCAGGACGTAGACGTTCATGCCGCCGGCATCGCCGGTGCCCGGCTGGGCCAAGGGCGAGGTATGGACCGACAAAACCGCGACGCGCACACTTCATCCTTACACCAGGGCTCGGCGGCGCAGGTAAGCGCGGTCAGCGTGCGACCGCAGCCACCCGTGGGCGGGTGGCGCGCCGCAGCGCGCCCACCGGATCGGCGTAGAGCGCACTGAGCGACACCACGCCGGCACCGACCTCCTGCACCCGGTTGCCGAATGCGCTCACCCGGATCTCGCGCGGCGCCAGCACCGAGCGCCGGGCGAAGGCCTGTTCGACCCCCTTGACCGTGTCGCCGTACTCGGTGAAGGCCTGGCCGCCGACCACCAACTCGTCCGGGTTGAACAGATCCCGCAGCAGCGCCACCGCGTCGCCGAGCACCCGCGCCCGCTCGGCCAACAACCGGTGCGCCGCATCGTTGCCGCGCCGCGCGGCCGTCACCACCGCGGCGACGGTACCCACCTCCGAGCCCTGGCCGGACCCGATCCCGAGTCGACGGGCCGCGGCCACCACCGCCTCGTCGCTGACAGTGGACTCCAAAGCGCCTGAGCCACCGAGCAATTCCGATTGCACCGGCAGTGTGGCGATGGTGCCGGGACCGCTGCTGGGGCTGTGCACGCGGCCATCGATGATCAGGGCGTACCCGACGGTCTCCCGGGCGTAGACATAGAGACTGGTCGACGGCGCGGCCGAGCGACGCACGCCCAGCAGCAGTTCGGCCGCGCCCATCGCGTCGACGTGGGAAGCCACCGACACCGGCAGCCCCAGGGTGTCGGCGAGCACCGGGCCGACCGGCGCCTCCTGCCAGCCCAGCCGCGGATGGTCGACGGTGCCGAGGCCGGCGTCGACGATGCCGCCAGTCGCCACCCCCACCCACAGGGTCTGACGGCGATGCCAGCGGCTCAGGTAGCGCTGCACGCTGGCCGCCAGCGCCGCCAGCGCCTGGCCCTGCGCGCCGCGCGGCGTGGGGGTCTCGACGGCGTCGAGCGTGCGGCCGAACAGGTCGGTGGCCACGATGCTCGTGGTCTTGGCGCCGATGTGCACGCCGACCGTCAGGTACGGCTCATGGTTGACCTCCACCGGGACCCGGGGCCGGCCGATGGCACCGGAGGTGGCGAGGTCGGCGCGCTCACGCAGCAGTCCCGCCTCCAGCAACGCGGTGACCTGCCGATTGACGGTGGCTATCGAGAGTTTGGTGTTGCCGGCAATGGCGTCGCGGGCCACGGGGCCGCGCAACCGCACCGCGGCGAAGACCGCCGCGGCCGCGCCCTCGGGCAGTCGCAGGGCCGCCGGCACGACCTGATGCCGGGAGCGCAGCGCATGAAGATGGGAAACGGGGGCAAGGGTGGTACGCACGATTGTGTCCTAAGGGGTCCGGTTCGGTTGGGGCGTCGAGGAAACCGCGCCAACCCGACCGAAGTCAGGACTCGTCAGACGCGGTGAGCACCGGGACAACAACACGACAGCGCCCTGCACGCCATGGCGTGCGGAGCCGATGTTGCTCCCAGGAACCGGTTGGACACAAAGCAGAATTTAACACAGGAATTAGAGTTGGCACGATGAGCGAGAACCGTGACGGGACCCAGAGGGTCGCTGTGGTCACCGGAGCCAGCTCCGGGATCGGCGAAGAGACCGCGAAAACGCTTGCCGCCCTGGGCTTTCACGTGGTGGTTGCGGCGCGGCGGCATCAGCGGATCGAGGCGTTGGCCGCCGAGATCGGCGGCACCGCGGTGGTGACGGACGTCACTGACGACGCCTCGGTGGCGGCGTTGGCCGAGACCGTGCGGCGCCTCCCCGGCCCGCTGGCCGTGCTGGTGAACAACGCCGGCGGCGCCAAGGGCCTGGAACCGGTGGCCGACGCCGACCTCGAGCACTGGCGCTGGATGTGGGAGACCAATGTGCTGGGCACGCTGCGGGTCACCCGGGCGCTGCTGAACCAGCTGATCGATTCCGGCGACGGCCTGATCGTCACGGTCACCTCGATCGCGGCGTTCGAAACCTACGACGGCGGGTCCGGCTACGCCGCGGCCAAACACGCCCAGGGTGCGGTGCACCGCACCCTGCGTGGCGAACTGCTGGGAAAGCCGGTGCGGCTCACCGAAATTGCGCCGGGCGCGGTGGAAACCGAGTTCTCGCTGGTCCGCTTCGACGGCGACGAGAAGCGTGCCGATGCCGTCTACGCCGGCATCACGCCGCTGGTCGCCCACGACGTCGCCGAGGTGATCGGATTCGTCGCCGCCCGCCCCGCGCACGTCAACCTGGATCAGATCGTGATCCGACCCCGGGACCAGGCGCCGCACGGGCGGTTCAACCGCCGGACCCCGTAGGCACCGGCGCCTGCGTCGTCGCGGGGGCTTCGGTGGTCGGGGTGCCCGACAACGTCGGCGCATCCGTCGGTGTGGCCGGCGCGGTACTGGGCAACTGCTCGGTGGCCTCGGCATCGGACAGCGCCGACATCGCCTGCCAGTCGGGCCAGGAGATCACCCAGTCCCAGATGTCGCCGTCGGCGTAGGACAACTCGATGCGCGTGCCGGTGACCTCGACGGGATCGCCGTAGAGCGCCGAATGGAAGTACTGCTCGGCATCCTCGAGCGACAGATTGATGCAGCCGTTGGTGACATTGGCGCTGCCCTGGGCGCCCAGGCTCGCGGGGTTGGCGTGAATGAACTCGCCGTTGTTGGAGATCCGCACCGCGAACCGTTCCCGCAGGTTGGCGTAACCGGCGGCGGGATTGGTCATGTAGAAGTCCTCGTACTTCTCGGTGACCACGTGGATGCCGCTGCGAGTCACGTTGCGATCCACGTCGCCCTCGCCGTAGCTGCACGGGAAGTCCATGATGACCCCGACGTCGGTGAGCACCTGGAGCCGGTGACTGTTGGCGTCGGCCCGGACCACCTGGCGGCGGCCGATCGCGAAGTCCAGGGTCGAGTCGGCCGCCCCGTAGGCGCCGTCCCCGAAGTGCACGCCGTAGAGCGGGGCGTCCACGCGCACGGTCGCGCCCGCCGGGAGGTACTCCCGGGTGCGCCAATGCACCCGGGCGCCCCCGGCCTCGTCCGGCAACCAGGCCCAGCCGCCCTCCACCGGGGGTGCGACGCAGACCCGCAGCGCCCGCTCGACGGCCGCCTTGTCGCTGATCGCCCCGTCGAACTGCAGGATGATCGGCGCGGCCACCCCGACGGTCTGACCGTCGGCCAGCTGGAACTGGCCGCTGATCACCCGGCTGGGGGCCACCGTGGTGAAGCTGCCCGACACCGGGACCGCTCGACCGTCGCCCCCGATCACGGCACCGTCCCAGGTATAGGTCACGCCGTAACCGAGCGGCTCGGTGGTCATGAAGCTGGTGCGTTCGCGATCCAGCACGCCGGCGACCACCCGCCCGTCCGGGATTCGCAACGCGATTCGCTGAAACCGTCCGTAGCGGACCTGCAGGCGCACCGGCGAGGTCGGCAGCACATCGGTGGCGTCGACGGCCGGGGTGAACTCCACCTCCGGGGCCGGCGGCGCCCCGTCGTCGCCACCCGGTCCGTCCGGACCTCCGACGCAGGCGGCCAATGCCGCCGGGGCCAGCGCACCCAGTGCCAGCACACCGATCGCTCGTCGTCGCGTCACCGACGGCGGTAGCGCGGGATCGCGCGCGGGACTCACACCATAAAAGGGTACGGCCCCCACCGGCGCACGGTCAGATCACCGCGCCGATGATCACCGGTTCGGGCTCCAGCCGGATGCCGAAGGTCGCCAGCACACCGTCGCGCACCCGCCGCGCCAACGCGACGATATCGGCGCCGGTGGCGCTGCCTCGGTTGGTCAGGGCCAGCGCATGCTTGGTGGACAGCCGCGCCGGCGCGTCGGCCCCCGGGAAGCCCTTGCCGAAGCCGGCGGCCTCGACCAACCAGCCGGCGGCCAGCTTCACCTCGGCGCCGGCCGGATAGTGCGGGACGGCACCGTCGGCCTTCGCGGCGACGGCCTCGAAGGCCGCGCGGCTGACCACCGGATTGGTGAAAAACGAACCGACGCTCCAGGTGTCGTGGTCGGCCGCGTCCAGCACCATGCCTTTGCCGCGGCGCAGTGCCAGCACGGCCTCTCGCACCCGCGCCGGCTCCACCCGGTCACCGGCCGCGGCGCCCAGCGTGTCGGCCAACTCCCCGTACCGCAGCGGCGCGCTGCGACCCCGGTCGTCCAGCGCGAACTCGACCTCCAGCACCACGTGGTTGCCCGCGTCGGGTCCGTGCTTGAGCACACTGGTGCGATAGCCGAAACGCAGCGCCTCGGGACCCACCCAGGACACCTCGCCGGAGCGACGGTCCAGCAACCGGACGCGCGTGATGGTGTCGGCGACCTCGGCCCCATAGGCTCCGACGTTCTGCACGGGCGTGGCACCCGCCGAACCGGGGATGCCGGACAGGCATTCGAGCCCGCCCAGCCCCGCGTTCAACGACGCCAC from Mycolicibacterium sp. MU0053 includes:
- the regX gene encoding two-component sensory transduction protein RegX codes for the protein MTSVLIVEDEESLADPLAFLLRKEGFEATVVTDGPSALAEFERSGADIVLLDLMLPGMSGTDVCKQLRARSSVPVIMVTARDSEIDKVVGLELGADDYVTKPYSARELIARIRAVLRRGGEVDDVGSDVGVLAAGPVRMDVERHVVSVGGEPITLPLKEFDLLEYLLRNSGRVLTRGQLIDRVWGADYVGDTKTLDVHVKRLRSKIEPDPANPVLLVTVRGLGYKLEG
- a CDS encoding sensor histidine kinase, whose translation is MSVVSALTLAGVVAVLALAMGVAIGAWLWPRVVGRRQRRSAELAGFAIAQMLRHIVELAPQGVVVVDRYRNVVFTNERARHGELGPVHDGLLDDRAWAAVQRTLATGADNEVDLSPRRRSAISRPGMSIRGHVRRLADDSTFAVIFVYDQSEQARMEATRRDFVANVSHELKTPVGAMGVLAEAILESADDPETVRRFGAQVLGESKRLADMVGELIELSRLQGAEKLPSFDSVDIDLVVSEAISRYRLAAENADITIATDAPTGLHAVGNQPLLVTAVANLISNAIAYSPRGSTVSITRSRRGGNVEIAVTDRGIGIAPPDQERVFERFFRVDKARSRATGGTGLGLAIVKHVAVNHNGSIRLWSKAGTGSTFTLSVPAYRDEGLVDE
- a CDS encoding phosphoglyceromutase; amino-acid sequence: MSDSTLVLLRHGQSEWNASNLFTGWVDVDLTDQGRAEAVRGGELMAEQGVLPDVLYTSLLRRAITTAHLALEAADRLWIPVRRDWRLNERHYGALQGLDKAATKEKYGEEQFMAWRRSYDTPPPPIEKGSEFSQDADPRYADIGGGPLTECLADVVARFVPYYTGAIEPDLKAGKTVLIAAHGNSLRALVKYLDGMSDEDVVGLNIPTGIPLRYDLDENLKPKLPGGTYLDPEAAAAGAAAVASQGSK
- a CDS encoding YbjN domain-containing protein, whose product is MSAQSEDVQKLIEQALDERELSYTRHEGAHGGLPGLVVQLPGERKLTTNTILSIGKHSVRVEAFVCRRPDEDFEAVYKFLLKRNGRLYGVAYTLDNVGDIYLVGRMALELVTADEIDRVLGQVLEAVDSDFNTLLELGFRSSIQKEWAWRVARGESLKNLEAFEHLIDE
- the mshA gene encoding D-inositol-3-phosphate glycosyltransferase, whose amino-acid sequence is MRVAVLSVHTSPLAQPGTGDAGGMNVYVLQTALHLAQRGVEVEIFTRATSSTDAPLVRVAPGVVVRNVVAGPFEGLDKYDLPTQLCAFTAGVLRAEATHEPGYYDIVHSHYWLSGQVGWLARDRWAVPQVHTAHTLAAVKNAALAEGDAPEPALRAVGEQQVVDEADRLIVNTEDEANQLVSLHNADPSRIDIVHPGVDLQVFTPGDKDAARAALGLPDGPTVAFVGRIQPLKAPDVLLRAAAKLPGVRVLVAGGPSGSGLAAPDGLMRLADDLGIGDRVTFLPPQTRDNLVNVYRAADLVAVPSYSESFGLVAVEAQACGTPVVAAAVGGLPVAVRDGHTGALVDGHDPDRWAAALGELLQHGDLAAMSQAAVAHASTFSWDHTVDALLSAYRRAITDYDLAHQRVARDTLSVSSVRRGRRWTRRRGVRA
- a CDS encoding ROK family protein codes for the protein MRTTLAPVSHLHALRSRHQVVPAALRLPEGAAAAVFAAVRLRGPVARDAIAGNTKLSIATVNRQVTALLEAGLLRERADLATSGAIGRPRVPVEVNHEPYLTVGVHIGAKTTSIVATDLFGRTLDAVETPTPRGAQGQALAALAASVQRYLSRWHRRQTLWVGVATGGIVDAGLGTVDHPRLGWQEAPVGPVLADTLGLPVSVASHVDAMGAAELLLGVRRSAAPSTSLYVYARETVGYALIIDGRVHSPSSGPGTIATLPVQSELLGGSGALESTVSDEAVVAAARRLGIGSGQGSEVGTVAAVVTAARRGNDAAHRLLAERARVLGDAVALLRDLFNPDELVVGGQAFTEYGDTVKGVEQAFARRSVLAPREIRVSAFGNRVQEVGAGVVSLSALYADPVGALRRATRPRVAAVAR
- a CDS encoding SDR family oxidoreductase gives rise to the protein MSENRDGTQRVAVVTGASSGIGEETAKTLAALGFHVVVAARRHQRIEALAAEIGGTAVVTDVTDDASVAALAETVRRLPGPLAVLVNNAGGAKGLEPVADADLEHWRWMWETNVLGTLRVTRALLNQLIDSGDGLIVTVTSIAAFETYDGGSGYAAAKHAQGAVHRTLRGELLGKPVRLTEIAPGAVETEFSLVRFDGDEKRADAVYAGITPLVAHDVAEVIGFVAARPAHVNLDQIVIRPRDQAPHGRFNRRTP
- a CDS encoding L,D-transpeptidase, producing the protein MSPARDPALPPSVTRRRAIGVLALGALAPAALAACVGGPDGPGGDDGAPPAPEVEFTPAVDATDVLPTSPVRLQVRYGRFQRIALRIPDGRVVAGVLDRERTSFMTTEPLGYGVTYTWDGAVIGGDGRAVPVSGSFTTVAPSRVISGQFQLADGQTVGVAAPIILQFDGAISDKAAVERALRVCVAPPVEGGWAWLPDEAGGARVHWRTREYLPAGATVRVDAPLYGVHFGDGAYGAADSTLDFAIGRRQVVRADANSHRLQVLTDVGVIMDFPCSYGEGDVDRNVTRSGIHVVTEKYEDFYMTNPAAGYANLRERFAVRISNNGEFIHANPASLGAQGSANVTNGCINLSLEDAEQYFHSALYGDPVEVTGTRIELSYADGDIWDWVISWPDWQAMSALSDAEATEQLPSTAPATPTDAPTLSGTPTTEAPATTQAPVPTGSGG
- a CDS encoding UDP-N-acetylmuramate dehydrogenase, translated to MAGSQFAGAAVTEQVPLASLTTLRVGPVARRLVTAVETEQIVAALHALRDEPVLLLAGGSNVVLTGDRADLTVVRVATDHIAVDGNLVRAEAGAAWDDVVVASLNAGLGGLECLSGIPGSAGATPVQNVGAYGAEVADTITRVRLLDRRSGEVSWVGPEALRFGYRTSVLKHGPDAGNHVVLEVEFALDDRGRSAPLRYGELADTLGAAAGDRVEPARVREAVLALRRGKGMVLDAADHDTWSVGSFFTNPVVSRAAFEAVAAKADGAVPHYPAGAEVKLAAGWLVEAAGFGKGFPGADAPARLSTKHALALTNRGSATGADIVALARRVRDGVLATFGIRLEPEPVIIGAVI